A region from the Triticum aestivum cultivar Chinese Spring chromosome 3D, IWGSC CS RefSeq v2.1, whole genome shotgun sequence genome encodes:
- the LOC123077770 gene encoding phosphoenolpyruvate carboxylase 1, protein MISLHTSPFTLLIKLEPGRRRLALPQYAVLRRPAPRSGVRAAAVAESVDAQLRQFARGGATEDDDRLQNYEALLVTRFLDIIQDLHGSNFRRVVEECLRVSAEYQRDAGDRAAKLGELGALFTSLDVGDAIMVSSSLSHMLNLANLAEEIQMVYQKKMETSRRGGFADEALAPTESDIDETFQRMVGGLGKTPQEVFDALRSQTIDLVFTAHPTQSIRRSLLEKHASIRTCLTQLCVEGVSENEKQEIDEALQREILAAFRTDEIRRTPPTPQDEMRAGMSYFHDTIWNGVPKFLRRVDTALKNIGIDERLPYDVPLIQFSSWMGGDRDGNPRVTPEVTRDVCLLARMMAANMYFSKMGSLMFELSMWRCNDELRARADELHRLSSRKYAKYYIEFWKQISPREPYRIILGDVRDKLYNTCERAREILSNGESSIPEEDTYTRVEEFLEPLELCYRSLCDCGDKLIADGSLLDFMRQVSTFGLCLLKLDIRQESDRHIDAVDAITTHLGIGSYRDWPEEQRQEWLVNELRGNRPLFGPDLPQSDEVADVLGTFRVISELPADSFGAYVISMATAPSDVLAVELLQRECGVKKPMRVVPLFEKLADLQQARATMELLFSIDWYKERINGKQEIMIGYSDSGKDAGRLSAAWYLYKAQEEIVDVAEQHGVKLTIFHGRGGTVGRGGGPSHLAILSQPPNTVNGSLRVTVQGEVIEKSFGEDNLCFRTLQRFTAATLEHGMNPPVSPKPEWRALLDDMATVATEEYRSIVFQEPRFVEYFRSATPETEYGRMNIGSRPSKRKPGGGIESLRAIPWIFAWTQTRFHLPVWLGFGAAFRHAMDKPGGLATLREMYDEWPFFRVTIDLLEMVFAKGDPGIAALYDKLLVPQDLWPFGEQLRANYAETQSLLLKVAGHEDLLESDPYLRQRLLLRDSYITALNVCQAYTLKRIRDGEFRPATRPPLSKEFIDETAESLMELNPSSEYDPGLEDTLILTMKGIAAGMQNTG, encoded by the exons ATGATTTCCCTCCACACCTCCCCGTTCACTCTCCTGATAAAGCTCGAGCCCGGCCGGAGGCGGCTCGCGCTGCCGCAGTATGCCGTGCTCCGGCGGCCGGCGCCGAGGAGCGGCGTCcgcgcggcggcggtggccgagTCCGTCGACGCCCAGCTCCGGCAGTTCGCGCGGGGCGGGGCGACGGAGGACGACGACCGGCTGCAGAACTACGAGGCCCTCCTCGTCACCCGCTTCCTCGACATCATCCAGGACCTGCACGGCAGCAACTTCAGACGAGTG GTCGAGGAGTGCCTGCGGGTGTCCGCCGAGTACCAGCGCGACGCGGGCGACCGGGCGGCGAAGCTTGGCGAGCTGGGGGCGCTGTTCACGAGCCTGGACGTGGGCGACGCCATCATGGTGTCCAGCTCCCTGTCGCACATGCTCAACCTGGCCAACCTCGCGGAGGAGATCCAGATGGTGTACCAGAAGAAGATGGAGACGAGCCGGCGCGGCGGCTTCGCCGACGAGGCCCTGGCGCCCACCGAGTCGGACATCGACGAGACCTTCCAGCGGATGGTGGGCGGGCTGGGCAAGACGCCCCAGGAGGTGTTCGACGCGCTCAGGTCCCAGACCATCGACCTCGTCTTCACCGCGCACCCCACCCAGTCCATCCGGCGCTCGCTCCTCGAGAAGCACGCCAG CATCCGGACGTGCCTGACGCAGCTGTGCGTGGAGGGCGTGTCCGAGAACGAGAAGCAGGAGATCGACGAGGCACTGCAGAGGGAGATCCTGGCGGCGTTCAGGACGGACGAGATCCGGCGGACGCCGCCGACGCCGCAGGACGAGATGCGGGCGGGGATGAGCTACTTCCACGACACCATCTGGAACGGCGTGCCCAAGTTCCTCCGTCGCGTCGACACGGCGCTCAAGAACATCGGCATCGACGAGCGCCTCCCCTACGACGTCCCGCTCATCCAGTTCTCCTCCTGGATGGGCGGCGACCGCGACGGCAACCCCAGGGTCACCCCCGAGGTCACCAGGGACGTCTGCCTGCTCGCCAGGATGATGGCCGCCAACATGTACTTCTCCAAGATGGGCAGCCTCATGTTCGAG CTTTCTATGTGGCGTTGTAACGACGAGCTCCGGGCCCGGGCCGACGAGCTGCACCGGCTGTCCTCCCGGAAGTACGCCAAGTACTACATCG AGTTTTGGAAGCAGATTTCTCCGCGTGAGCCCTACCGCATCATCCTCGGCGATGTCAGGGACAAGCTGTACAACACCTGCGAGCGCGCTCGAGAGATCCTGTCCAATGGAGAATCGAGCATCCCAGAAGAAGATACCTACACGAGGGTCGAGGAG TTCTTGGAGCCTCTGGAGCTGTGCTACCGATCGCTGTGCGACTGCGGGGACAAGCTGATCGCCGACGGCAGCCTGCTGGACTTCATGCGCCAGGTCTCCACCTTCGGCCTCTGCCTCCTCAAGCTGGACATCCGGCAGGAGTCGGACCGCCACATCGACGCCGTCGACGCCATCACCACGCACCTCGGCATCGGCTCCTACCGGGACTGGCCCGAGGAGCAGCGCCAGGAGTGGCTCGTCAACGAGCTCCGCGGCAACCGCCCGCTCTTCGGCCCGGACCTGCCACAGTCCGACGAGGTCGCGGACGTGCTCGGCACCTTCCGGGTCATCTCCGAGCTCCCCGCCGACAGCTTCGGGGCCTACGTCATCTCCATGGCCACCGCGCCGTCCGACGTGCTCGCCGTCGAGCTGCTGCAGCGTGAGTGCGGCGTCAAGAAGCCCATGAGAGTCGTGCCGCTGTTCGAGAAGCTCGCGGACCTTCAGCAGGCGCGCGCCACCATGGAGCTCCTCTTCTCCATCGACTGGTACAAGGAGAGGATCAATGGCAAGCAGGAGATCATGATCGGGTACTCGGACTCGGGCAAGGACGCCGGCCGGCTGTCGGCGGCGTGGTATCTCTACAaggcccaggaggagatcgtggACGTGGCGGAGCAGCACGGCGTGAAGCTCACCATCTTCCACGGCCGGGGCGGCACCGTGGGGCGCGGTGGCGGGCCGAGCCACCTCGCCATCCTGTCGCAGCCGCCCAACACCGTCAACGGCTCGCTCCGGGTGACCGTCCAGGGCGAGGTGATCGAGAAGTCGTTCGGGGAGGATAACCTCTGCTTCCGCACGCTGCAGAGGTTCACGGCGGCGACGCTGGAGCACGGCATGAACCCGCCCGTGTCCCCGAAGCCGGAGTGGCGTGCGCTGCTGGACGACATGGCCACGGTGGCCACCGAGGAGTACCGGTCCATCGTGTTCCAGGAGCCGCGCTTCGTGGAGTACTTCCGGTCGGCGACGCCGGAGACGGAGTACGGGCGGATGAACATCGGCAGCCGGCCGTCGAAGCGGAAGCCGGGCGGCGGCATCGAGTCGCTGCGCGCCATCCCGTGGATCTTCGCGTGGACGCAGACGCGGTTCCACCTCCCCGTGTGGCTGGGCTTCGGCGCCGCGTTCCGGCACGCCATGGACAAGCCCGGCGGCCTCGCCACGCTCCGTGAGATGTACGACGAGTGGCCCTTCTTCCGCGTCACCATCGACCTCCTCGAGATGGTCTTCGCCAAGGGCGACCCCGGCATCGCCGCGCTCTACGACAAGCTCCTCGTCCCCCAAGACCTCTGGCCCTTCGGCGAGCAGCTCAGAGCCAACTACGCCGAGACACAGAGCCTCCTCCTGAAG GTTGCTGGGCACGAAGACCTGCTGGAGAGCGACCCGTACCTGAGGCAGCGGCTGTTGCTGCGGGACTCGTACATCACGGCGCTCAACGTGTGCCAGGCGTACACTCTGAAGAGGATCAGGGACGGCGAGTTCAGGCCGGCGACGCGACCGCCGCTGTCCAAGGAGTTCATCGACGAGACGGCAGAGAGCTTGATGGAGCTCAACCCCAGCAGCGAGTACGACCCCGGGCTGGAGGACACGCTCATCCTCACCATGAAGGGAATCGCCGCGGGCATGCAGAACACGGGCTGA
- the LOC123077769 gene encoding SCAR-like protein 2 isoform X1: protein MPLVRFEVRNEVGLGDPGLYGGAGAGKRGGVAGAAGEAEPKALLEGIAVAGLVGILRQLGDLAEFAADVFHDLHEQVITTSARGRKVLTRVQNIEAALPSLEKAVKNQKSHIHFAYVPGSDWHTQLQNEQNHLLSSDLPRFMMDSYEECRDPPRLYLLDKFDNAGAGACLKRYSDPSYFKKSWDVMRADKTAHLQKERRSHKIKRKGSRLKEPYHGQAASRHRNGELQRALTAVQLTSSRQCASPSMDGRSFSEHRSTSDARSNPDNISRSSSFSSKARLSFAEQASDTKPSVVPHENGNDKLSNIDMHKLNDASSPILLSGTRADDLGDDSRQGSLSDEMNARSPSVEWHEKTAIVMTTSSVYCDDVVMDRAENAETKHIKPVQREFDHSEMETLEQQGALLQKAKLLLSSGLNHRDEVPSETDNYMDALNTLESETETEVDFQTKKRGKPVHSFNAHAPQIESADNIVSLPDSSPAEFPDTSPNSRMLHTFERTADFPSLSSADASDISQHTLSGYTDIHPNEWSSVTTIPENNENDAAGDPTEISEPAPQAYTATPPNERSPHANEIPESKAEVAPRDSPEISKPGLSTYAVFPPNKESVVNQIPENNVEDASEDGTVESISCLVQEPAISFAPTSEVSPAKILPGDTTANSVISERSPQDYPGENHQEFGGCGMAEVSNSQTMPLNESSENGSATQHLPTHAPTSSVELSSVKLWTNAGLFGLEPSKPPVGICPGSASQSYPETNQSAIRTPDAVYSQTDRPSDSSTYFEHREHRNLNGKQASISELLESEGNAENGAETYSGTDLAGRNNLHVVSASSFSSIAQRFLANTLQRRTSPKYNDLPMSSGRVNTDANGFDEATVNSTLAPKQAVFDASQFEKKADNGMDGLPKSSIFSSRHYSEKSSPPLEHMKISFHPMSAFETSKLNLDFSDGNLHDNVDDMMLPTFQLLPGSSVPQPGSGSESEDDTFGRSYSYSSYDDLSPRLYSNSELWDQEDGIGLEDHELHNDSNQIGSSTTPVSSYMGFEQMNLSGEKSTISLSDIGDHNGLGSLKSHPAGELPNFDTLMSTSNHQNGDALIPHNPVNLSPDEDQMPPPPPLPPMQWRTMRQTTSLDEERDSTAKDMLKNASSLPPVHTPVQEQYLPPCAPPFPQGNVKEVNHQKVDVIKEGSNLPNIFEIKSSLLQQIRDKPDLHKLNGHEKPKAVFNDVNSLDERGELLQQIRSKTFNLRRTNGSKTNTSSQSTESTANSSVVAILEKANAIRQAVASDEGGDDDNWSDIN from the exons ACACAACTTCAAAATGAGCAAAATCATCTCCTATCCAGTGATTTGCCTCGGTTTATGATGGATTCCTATGAAGAATGTCGAGACCCTCCACGACTTTACCTTCTCGACAA ATTTGATAATGCTGGTGCTGGGGCTTGTTTGAAGAGATATTCTGATCCATCATACTTCAAGAAATCATGGGATGTGATGAGAGCAGACAAGACTGCACATCTCCAAAAAGAAAGGAGATCTCATAAAATCAAG AGAAAAGGATCACGCTTAAAAGAACCATATCATGGACAAGCAGCATCCAGGCATAGGAATGGTGAATTGCAGCGAGCACTCACTGCTGTTCAACTTACCAGCAG CAGGCAGTGTGCATCTCCCAGCATGGATGGCCGGAGTTTTTCAGAGCATAGATCTACATCTGATGCAAGATCCAACCCTGACAATATAAGCAGATCTTCTTCATTTAGTTCAAAGGCACGGCTGAGTTTTGCAGAACAAGCTTCAGATACGAAGCCTTCTGTAGTTCCTCATGAGAATGGTAATGACAAGCTGTCAAATATTGATATGCACAAGCTTAATGATGCCTCTTCCCCCATCTTGCTTAGCGGGACCAGGGCAGATGATCTGGGTGATGATTCGAGGCAAGGTTCCCTGTCAGATGAGATGAATGCTAGGTCACCTTCTGTTGAATGGCATGAAAAGACTGCAATTGTCATGACTACAAGTTCTGTCTACTGTGATGATGTTGTCATGGATAGGGCTGAAAATGCAGAAACTAAACATATTAAGCCCGTGCAGCGAGAATTTGATCATAGTGAGATGGAGACCTTGGAGCAGCAGGGGGCCTTACTTCAGAAGGCAAAGTTGTTACTATCATCAGGCTTAAACCACCGTGATGAAGTCCCCAGTGAAACAGATAACTACATGGATGCACTTAACACACTTGAATCCGAGACAGAGACTGAAGTTGACTTTCAAACTAAAAAACGAGGGAAGCCAGTACATTCCTTCAATGCTCATGCACCTCAAATAGAGTCGGCAGATAATATCGTCTCACTTCCTGATTCTTCTCCCGCTGAATTTCCTGATACAAGTCCAAATTCCAGAATGTTACATACTTTTGAAAGAACTGCTGATTTCCCCAGTTTGTCAAGTGCAGATGCTTCGGATATTTCACAGCATACATTGTCAGGTTATACAGATATACATCCTAATGAATGGTCATCTGTTACCACCATCCCTGAGAATAATGAAAATGATGCTGCTGGAGACCCCACTGAAATTTCAGAACCGGCACCGCAAGCATATACAGCTACACCACCCAATGAAAGGTCCCCTCATGCAAATGAGATTCCTGAGAGTAAGGCAGAAGTTGCCCCCAGAGATTCTCCTGAGATTTCAAAACCAGGGCTGTCAACCTATGCAGTTTTTCCTCCCAATAAAGAGTCTGTTGTCAATCAGATCCCTGAGAATAATGTAGAAGATGCGTCAGAAGATGGTACTGTTGAAAGCATTAGTTGTCTTGTACAGGAACCTGCCATTTCCTTTGCTCCAACTAGTGAGGTATCTCCTGCAAAAATCTTACCTGGTGATACCACTGCTAACTCTGTAATTTCAGAAAGGAGTCCTCAGGATTATCCTGGAGAAAATCATCAGGAATTTGGTGGCTGTGGCATGGCTGAAGTGTCTAATTCACAGACAATGCCTTTGAACGAGTCATCAGAGAATGGATCTGCAACCCAACACCTTCCCACACATGCTCCTACTAGTTCTGTAGAATTATCTTCTGTTAAGCTCTGGACAAATGCTGGGCTCTTCGGACTTGAACCATCTAAACCTCCAGTTGGCATATGTCCTGGTTCTGCAAGCCAAAGCTACCCAGAGACTAATCAATCAGCCATAAGAACACCTGATGCAGTTTATAGTCAAACAGACCGGCCCTCAGATTCTTCCACATATTTCGAGCACAGGGAGCACAGAAATTTGAATGGCAAGCAAGCTTCAATAAGTGAGCTTCTAGAATCTGAAGGTAATGCTGAAAATGGTGCTGAAACATACTCTGGCACTGACTTGGCTGGAAGGAATAACTTGCACGTGGTGTCTGCATCAAGCTTCTCGAGCATTGCACAAAGATTCCTTGCCAATACACTTCAGAGAAGAACTTCTCCCAAGTATAATGATCTTCCTATGTCATCTGGGAGAGTGAACACTGATGCAAATGGGTTTGATGAAGCTACTGTAAATTCTACTCTTGCACCAAAGCAAGCAGTATTTGATGCATCTCAGTTTGAGAAGAAAGCAGATAATGGCATGGATGGACTGCCAAAGTCGTCAATCTTCTCTAGTCGCCATTACTCTGAGAAATCATCTCCGCCACTAGAGCATATGAAAATATCCTTTCACCCCATGAGTGCATTTGAAACGTCGAAATTGAACCTAGATTTCTCTGATGGCAACCTTCATGataatgttgatgatatgatgtTACCAACATTTCAGTTACTTCCAGGGTCTTCTGTCCCACAGCCTGGTAGTGGTTCTGAATCAGAAGATGACACCTTTGGTAGATCTTACAGTTATTCTTCATATGATGATCTAAGCCCGCGTTTATATTCAAACTCTGAGTTGTGGGATCAAGAAGATGGAATTGGATTGGAGGATCATGAGCTGCATAATGATTCAAATCAGATAGGATCCTCCACAACACCTGTCTCTAGCTATATGGGATTCGAGCAGATGAACTTATCTGGTGAGAAGTCCACTATTTCACTTTCAGATATTGGAGATCATAATGGACTCGGCTCGTTAAAATCCCATCCTGCTGGAGAACTTCCGAACTTTGACACTTTGATGTCAACAAGTAATCATCAAAATGGAGATGCGCTCATTCCACATAATCCAGTCAATTTATCACCAGATGAAGATCagatgccgccgccgcctcctcttccccCAATGCAGTGGAGGACAATGAGACAAACAACTTCCCTAGATGAAGAAAGAGACTCTACAGCTAAAGACATGCTTAAGAATGCCTCAAGTCTACCACCTGTACACACTCCTGTGCAGGAACAATATCTTCCGCCGTGTGCACCACCATTTCCACAAGGAAATGTTAAGGAAGTG AACCATCAGAAAGTTGATGTGATCAAAGAAGGGAGTAATCTTCCTAATATATTTGAGATCAAATCAAGCTTGCTTCAGCAAATCAGGGATAAG CCAGATCTGCACAAGCTGAATGGACATGAAAAGCCCAAAGCAGTATTTAATGATGTTAACAGTTTGGACGAAAGGGGGGAGTTGCTTCAGCAAATCAGGAGCAAG ACATTCAACTTAAGACGAACAAATGGATCTAAGACAAACACCTCATCGCAGTCAACCGAGTCCACTGCCAATTCCAGCGTTGTAGCAATTTTGGAGAAGGCGAATGCAATCCGGCAG GCTGTGGCCAGTGATGAGGGAGGTGATGATGATAACTGGAGTGATATCAActga
- the LOC123077769 gene encoding SCAR-like protein 2 isoform X2 — MPLVRFEVRNEVGLGDPGLYGGAGAGKRGGVAGAAGEAEPKALLEGIAVAGLVGILRQLGDLAEFAADVFHDLHEQVITTSARGRKVLTRVQNIEAALPSLEKAVKNQKSHIHFAYVPGSDWHTQLQNEQNHLLSSDLPRFMMDSYEECRDPPRLYLLDKFDNAGAGACLKRYSDPSYFKKSWDVMRADKTAHLQKERRSHKIKRKGSRLKEPYHGQAASRHRNGELQRALTAVQLTSRQCASPSMDGRSFSEHRSTSDARSNPDNISRSSSFSSKARLSFAEQASDTKPSVVPHENGNDKLSNIDMHKLNDASSPILLSGTRADDLGDDSRQGSLSDEMNARSPSVEWHEKTAIVMTTSSVYCDDVVMDRAENAETKHIKPVQREFDHSEMETLEQQGALLQKAKLLLSSGLNHRDEVPSETDNYMDALNTLESETETEVDFQTKKRGKPVHSFNAHAPQIESADNIVSLPDSSPAEFPDTSPNSRMLHTFERTADFPSLSSADASDISQHTLSGYTDIHPNEWSSVTTIPENNENDAAGDPTEISEPAPQAYTATPPNERSPHANEIPESKAEVAPRDSPEISKPGLSTYAVFPPNKESVVNQIPENNVEDASEDGTVESISCLVQEPAISFAPTSEVSPAKILPGDTTANSVISERSPQDYPGENHQEFGGCGMAEVSNSQTMPLNESSENGSATQHLPTHAPTSSVELSSVKLWTNAGLFGLEPSKPPVGICPGSASQSYPETNQSAIRTPDAVYSQTDRPSDSSTYFEHREHRNLNGKQASISELLESEGNAENGAETYSGTDLAGRNNLHVVSASSFSSIAQRFLANTLQRRTSPKYNDLPMSSGRVNTDANGFDEATVNSTLAPKQAVFDASQFEKKADNGMDGLPKSSIFSSRHYSEKSSPPLEHMKISFHPMSAFETSKLNLDFSDGNLHDNVDDMMLPTFQLLPGSSVPQPGSGSESEDDTFGRSYSYSSYDDLSPRLYSNSELWDQEDGIGLEDHELHNDSNQIGSSTTPVSSYMGFEQMNLSGEKSTISLSDIGDHNGLGSLKSHPAGELPNFDTLMSTSNHQNGDALIPHNPVNLSPDEDQMPPPPPLPPMQWRTMRQTTSLDEERDSTAKDMLKNASSLPPVHTPVQEQYLPPCAPPFPQGNVKEVNHQKVDVIKEGSNLPNIFEIKSSLLQQIRDKPDLHKLNGHEKPKAVFNDVNSLDERGELLQQIRSKTFNLRRTNGSKTNTSSQSTESTANSSVVAILEKANAIRQAVASDEGGDDDNWSDIN; from the exons ACACAACTTCAAAATGAGCAAAATCATCTCCTATCCAGTGATTTGCCTCGGTTTATGATGGATTCCTATGAAGAATGTCGAGACCCTCCACGACTTTACCTTCTCGACAA ATTTGATAATGCTGGTGCTGGGGCTTGTTTGAAGAGATATTCTGATCCATCATACTTCAAGAAATCATGGGATGTGATGAGAGCAGACAAGACTGCACATCTCCAAAAAGAAAGGAGATCTCATAAAATCAAG AGAAAAGGATCACGCTTAAAAGAACCATATCATGGACAAGCAGCATCCAGGCATAGGAATGGTGAATTGCAGCGAGCACTCACTGCTGTTCAACTTACCAGCAG GCAGTGTGCATCTCCCAGCATGGATGGCCGGAGTTTTTCAGAGCATAGATCTACATCTGATGCAAGATCCAACCCTGACAATATAAGCAGATCTTCTTCATTTAGTTCAAAGGCACGGCTGAGTTTTGCAGAACAAGCTTCAGATACGAAGCCTTCTGTAGTTCCTCATGAGAATGGTAATGACAAGCTGTCAAATATTGATATGCACAAGCTTAATGATGCCTCTTCCCCCATCTTGCTTAGCGGGACCAGGGCAGATGATCTGGGTGATGATTCGAGGCAAGGTTCCCTGTCAGATGAGATGAATGCTAGGTCACCTTCTGTTGAATGGCATGAAAAGACTGCAATTGTCATGACTACAAGTTCTGTCTACTGTGATGATGTTGTCATGGATAGGGCTGAAAATGCAGAAACTAAACATATTAAGCCCGTGCAGCGAGAATTTGATCATAGTGAGATGGAGACCTTGGAGCAGCAGGGGGCCTTACTTCAGAAGGCAAAGTTGTTACTATCATCAGGCTTAAACCACCGTGATGAAGTCCCCAGTGAAACAGATAACTACATGGATGCACTTAACACACTTGAATCCGAGACAGAGACTGAAGTTGACTTTCAAACTAAAAAACGAGGGAAGCCAGTACATTCCTTCAATGCTCATGCACCTCAAATAGAGTCGGCAGATAATATCGTCTCACTTCCTGATTCTTCTCCCGCTGAATTTCCTGATACAAGTCCAAATTCCAGAATGTTACATACTTTTGAAAGAACTGCTGATTTCCCCAGTTTGTCAAGTGCAGATGCTTCGGATATTTCACAGCATACATTGTCAGGTTATACAGATATACATCCTAATGAATGGTCATCTGTTACCACCATCCCTGAGAATAATGAAAATGATGCTGCTGGAGACCCCACTGAAATTTCAGAACCGGCACCGCAAGCATATACAGCTACACCACCCAATGAAAGGTCCCCTCATGCAAATGAGATTCCTGAGAGTAAGGCAGAAGTTGCCCCCAGAGATTCTCCTGAGATTTCAAAACCAGGGCTGTCAACCTATGCAGTTTTTCCTCCCAATAAAGAGTCTGTTGTCAATCAGATCCCTGAGAATAATGTAGAAGATGCGTCAGAAGATGGTACTGTTGAAAGCATTAGTTGTCTTGTACAGGAACCTGCCATTTCCTTTGCTCCAACTAGTGAGGTATCTCCTGCAAAAATCTTACCTGGTGATACCACTGCTAACTCTGTAATTTCAGAAAGGAGTCCTCAGGATTATCCTGGAGAAAATCATCAGGAATTTGGTGGCTGTGGCATGGCTGAAGTGTCTAATTCACAGACAATGCCTTTGAACGAGTCATCAGAGAATGGATCTGCAACCCAACACCTTCCCACACATGCTCCTACTAGTTCTGTAGAATTATCTTCTGTTAAGCTCTGGACAAATGCTGGGCTCTTCGGACTTGAACCATCTAAACCTCCAGTTGGCATATGTCCTGGTTCTGCAAGCCAAAGCTACCCAGAGACTAATCAATCAGCCATAAGAACACCTGATGCAGTTTATAGTCAAACAGACCGGCCCTCAGATTCTTCCACATATTTCGAGCACAGGGAGCACAGAAATTTGAATGGCAAGCAAGCTTCAATAAGTGAGCTTCTAGAATCTGAAGGTAATGCTGAAAATGGTGCTGAAACATACTCTGGCACTGACTTGGCTGGAAGGAATAACTTGCACGTGGTGTCTGCATCAAGCTTCTCGAGCATTGCACAAAGATTCCTTGCCAATACACTTCAGAGAAGAACTTCTCCCAAGTATAATGATCTTCCTATGTCATCTGGGAGAGTGAACACTGATGCAAATGGGTTTGATGAAGCTACTGTAAATTCTACTCTTGCACCAAAGCAAGCAGTATTTGATGCATCTCAGTTTGAGAAGAAAGCAGATAATGGCATGGATGGACTGCCAAAGTCGTCAATCTTCTCTAGTCGCCATTACTCTGAGAAATCATCTCCGCCACTAGAGCATATGAAAATATCCTTTCACCCCATGAGTGCATTTGAAACGTCGAAATTGAACCTAGATTTCTCTGATGGCAACCTTCATGataatgttgatgatatgatgtTACCAACATTTCAGTTACTTCCAGGGTCTTCTGTCCCACAGCCTGGTAGTGGTTCTGAATCAGAAGATGACACCTTTGGTAGATCTTACAGTTATTCTTCATATGATGATCTAAGCCCGCGTTTATATTCAAACTCTGAGTTGTGGGATCAAGAAGATGGAATTGGATTGGAGGATCATGAGCTGCATAATGATTCAAATCAGATAGGATCCTCCACAACACCTGTCTCTAGCTATATGGGATTCGAGCAGATGAACTTATCTGGTGAGAAGTCCACTATTTCACTTTCAGATATTGGAGATCATAATGGACTCGGCTCGTTAAAATCCCATCCTGCTGGAGAACTTCCGAACTTTGACACTTTGATGTCAACAAGTAATCATCAAAATGGAGATGCGCTCATTCCACATAATCCAGTCAATTTATCACCAGATGAAGATCagatgccgccgccgcctcctcttccccCAATGCAGTGGAGGACAATGAGACAAACAACTTCCCTAGATGAAGAAAGAGACTCTACAGCTAAAGACATGCTTAAGAATGCCTCAAGTCTACCACCTGTACACACTCCTGTGCAGGAACAATATCTTCCGCCGTGTGCACCACCATTTCCACAAGGAAATGTTAAGGAAGTG AACCATCAGAAAGTTGATGTGATCAAAGAAGGGAGTAATCTTCCTAATATATTTGAGATCAAATCAAGCTTGCTTCAGCAAATCAGGGATAAG CCAGATCTGCACAAGCTGAATGGACATGAAAAGCCCAAAGCAGTATTTAATGATGTTAACAGTTTGGACGAAAGGGGGGAGTTGCTTCAGCAAATCAGGAGCAAG ACATTCAACTTAAGACGAACAAATGGATCTAAGACAAACACCTCATCGCAGTCAACCGAGTCCACTGCCAATTCCAGCGTTGTAGCAATTTTGGAGAAGGCGAATGCAATCCGGCAG GCTGTGGCCAGTGATGAGGGAGGTGATGATGATAACTGGAGTGATATCAActga